The candidate division WOR-3 bacterium nucleotide sequence TTAGGATTAACTTGGAACGGATTATACCAATTAGCGGTTGCTTCTCCGCGGTAAACAACATAGGACCGTCCATTAGTTATGGCATTGACCACATTATTTGCGTTATTACCTCGTAATCGTGAAAAAGTATCAACTTGAACATACCGATAATCATTCCAAAACGCACAAACATATCTAACATTATTCCAATAAATAGTGTCTGGATGTGTTGTTCCATCTTCTCGAACAATCCCAGTTCCTTTTCTAAACCAAAGCGAGTCTGCAATATACGGTGTTCTTTCATAACCCAGAATCTTGGCGACATTTGTTTGACATTGAGTCAAATTTGAACATGGCAGTCTGCCAACACATAGTTCCACACGGTAATCGCCCGTAATATCTCCGTAATAGTCATCAGAATAAAAACCGCCACTATAATTTACACTGGGAATAAGATTAGGTGAACCAACCAAAAGAACATATTCAGGCTTTAATTGCCAATTATTGTAAGCGTTCACAATATAATTTTTTATCTGATAAGCAGAATTTCCAGTAACAGAGAGAGGAACAATCGCAGTTTTAATGCCTTTTTTAGTTTTCCATTCGGCTAACGGCTGGAGAGCAGAAACAAAATTATCTGGCGAAATTATAAGATACTTTGCACCTTGAATTGCAAAACTAATGTTAAATATAAATATTAAAATTAATAACTTAATGTTCTTTATCATCACATTAAACAGAATTTACATCAAAACTTATGCCAAAATTAGTTCTAAATTGTATATCAAAAATATACTTCCGTCAATTAGATTTTTGTTCTTTCAATGAAAAAGAGTACAAGGCACAAACAGTCTAATTATTAACCTTAACTTACTTTTTAATTGTGCAAAACTATGCATTTAATATGCAACCAATTGCACATTCTTTTTATTATCTCTTAATTTGAAAAAATTAAGGGCTGGGTATTTTATAACCCAGCCCGGTTTATGTTTTTATTTTAACGAGTAAATATCATCTTTTTAGTGAATTTCTGATTCGGAGTTTCCAGTGTATAGAAGTAGATGCCTTCAGCAACTCTGCGATTGCTCTCGTCTCTACCATCCCAAGTCAAATTGTAAACTCCTGATTGGAGTGTGCTATTAACCAAGGTCTTTACGACTCTTCCTGACGCATCGTATATCTTCAGTTTAGTATGAACTGGTTCTGCAA carries:
- a CDS encoding T9SS type A sorting domain-containing protein — encoded protein: ITSYSSVEEETRITPLITMLNPIRPNPVTNGIAKISFSLAEPVHTKLKIYDASGRVVKTLVNSTLQSGVYNLTWDGRDESNRRVAEGIYFYTLETPNQKFTKKMIFTR